Within the Anaerolineae bacterium genome, the region CCGCCAATCCAGAGGGTCGCCTGCTCGCTCCAGGCATTGCCGACCAGATTAGTCTTCCAGTTCTCAGTGTAGCTGGGCAGAGCCTTGGCCGCGTCAATAAAGATCTTGCCGGCTTGCTGACCGCCAACGTAGGGCACTGCTTCTTCATAGATGGGATTTTCCCAGTTGCCAGGCACTGGAGGCAAGATGCCAGTATCCACAAAGCGTTGGGCCAGTTGGCCTTCGCCATCTTCAAAGTAGACATAGAGCAGAACTTCGATGGACTTGTCAATATTGTTGGATTGCTTGACCACCGAACCGGACGCGCCACCCCAACTCCCTGCTTTGGGCCCATCAGGCACAAATTTGAGCCGCATGGGCGAATCGGCCACAAAGGCAGCGTCATCGGCGGTACCCTGTTTATGAATACCATACAGCCAGTCCGGCACAAACTGGGAGAGGAATTGGCCATCTTTGAACATGGCTACCTGGTTGCCCCAATCAATGTCAACCCGGTAAGGATTCATGCGGATCCAGGTTTCGTAAGCAGCTTTAAAACCGGGAGCGGTGATCATGGGTTCCCCATCCTCGCCGGTATACCAAACGCCATTTTGCAGCCTGAGGGTGGCGGCGCCGGCCGAGTAGATGCTTTCCATAACGGCGTAGCGAGGCCGGCCATCGGCCATCGTCGTCCCTGCGCCCACCGCTTCGCAGGCAGCAATGTAATCGTCCCACGTCTTCACGGTTTCCAGGTCAACCCCGTATTCTTTCCAGCCCGCATCGTGGTAGAGCAACAAGACCGGGTGAACATCATGAGGCGCGCCATAAACATTGCCGTCTTTGGTGTAGCGGTCAAAGCGGCTCTGTAGAACTTTTCCATCGTAGGGGCTGGCGGCAATGGCATCATTCAACTTCACAAAAGGAATTTCAGCATCTGTGCCTTTCATGAACTTGTTGATGTCTTCATTATTCTGTTCGATGATGTCGGGGAAGCCGCTGCCGGCCATGAGGGTAGTGGGGAATTTTTTGGTCATGGCATCGCGGTCTAAGATTTCCCAGGTCAGACTAAGGCCAAACTTGTCTTCAAGTTCTGACGTGCGCCGGTCATACTCAGGTTTGTGGTTTTCAGCCTGATACCAATACAACAACGAAACAGCTTCTGCTGGGGGGGCTTCTTCTTGGGGCTGCTCTTCGGCGGGTTCAGCAGCAGCCGGCTGTTGCTCTGCCGGAGCGGGTGCCGCTGGTTGGGCGCCACCACAAGCGGTAGCCACCACCCCGGCGGTGGTCAAAGCGCTGATGCGCAAAAAATCACGACGACTCAATTTTTGCTTTTGCATTGTTGTTATCTCCTCTTCATTGATTTAATAGATTTAGGTTAGTTATTATTGATATTGAAAACCGGGTGACTTTATTTTATCTGCTATCTTCCTCCTTTCTTTTGCTATAAAAACGGATATATTAAAACGCCAAGGGGGGCGAGTGAGGCACACCAAAACGGTTTGACAATACTTAAAAAGACTGGCTTAGTCAGCGACATTGTTTTCAAAGTTTGGGGAAAATAAATAGTTGCCAGTGGTTAAGGTACAATATATAATACAATAAAATGTACCTATTGTCAGGTACTTTAGGACTGGATTAGGCCAAAAAGAGGCCAAAAAAAGGACATGCTCTCCAGAAAAGAATTTTTAAAACACTTAAGAGAAGCTTTAAATCATCTTTATGACCCCAAATTTTTACGGCAAAGCCCGTTAGCCGACCTATTTGGGCTGGCAGAACGGTTTGATACCTCTTCCCAATTACAAAGTATTTTGATCGAAGCCATCGAAACCCTGCAGACAGAGGCCGAGGCATCATCGCTCTCACCCAACCGGCGAATTTATGAACTTCTCTTGTATCGGTATGTAGAGCATTTTAGCCAGAAAGAAGTAGCCGATCAATTTGACGTCAGCGTCCGCCACTTGCGTCGCGAACAGGATGCCGCCCTGGAAGTACTGGCTTACCGCTTGTGGGAACAATTCCACCTGGAAACAGAAATTGGCAAAAAACCAAAATCGCAAACTGACCCTATCCAAACACCAACAGCCGATGCCGCCGTTAATGATGAGTTGGCCTGGTTAAAAAACGTTCCCCCCGAAAGTACAACAGACTTGCAACAAACCCTGCCAGTGGTCTTAGATCTAGTTCGACCGTTAGCTACTCAGCATGGGGTCCGCCTGGAAGTTTCTATTGCCAATGACCTTCCCGCTTTAGTTATCCATCTGGTTGCCTTACGCCAGATTTTGCTTAACTTACTCACCGTAGCTATAGACCGATCGCCGGGAGGTAAAATTATCATCTCGGCCCAATTTAATCGTTGGGAAGTTCAAATTCAATTGCAATGCAGTTCTTGTGCCTCTCCGGCCACTCCTTTCTCGGATCAACAAAAAACCAGCCTGGAGATGACCCAACAAATGGTCAGCCTCAGCGGTGGCCAATTGACCCTTTCCAAAGACAACGTTCCCTTCAAGACAACCCTTACTCTACCTGCGGTGGAGCAAACGCCAGTGCTGGCCATTGACGATAATGCAGACACATTACAACTGCTGCAACGTTACACCACAGGCAGCCGATACCGGCTGGTGAGTACGCAAGATCCGGAACAAGCGTTAAACCTGGTTGAACAGTTGCAGCCGCAAATCATTGTGTTAGATGTAATGATGCCTCAAATTGATGGCTGGGAACTGTTGGGACGGCTGCGACAACACCCGGCGGCAGAGCACACGCCCATCATCGTTTGCACCATCTTGGCTCAAGAAGAATTGGCCCTCTCTCTGGGAGCCGATGCGTTTATTCCCAAGCCGGTTCAGCGGCAGGCTTTTCTGGCTGCGCTTGAGCGCCAAATCGAAATGAAGGGGACAGAACCTCGCTG harbors:
- a CDS encoding extracellular solute-binding protein, whose translation is MQKQKLSRRDFLRISALTTAGVVATACGGAQPAAPAPAEQQPAAAEPAEEQPQEEAPPAEAVSLLYWYQAENHKPEYDRRTSELEDKFGLSLTWEILDRDAMTKKFPTTLMAGSGFPDIIEQNNEDINKFMKGTDAEIPFVKLNDAIAASPYDGKVLQSRFDRYTKDGNVYGAPHDVHPVLLLYHDAGWKEYGVDLETVKTWDDYIAACEAVGAGTTMADGRPRYAVMESIYSAGAATLRLQNGVWYTGEDGEPMITAPGFKAAYETWIRMNPYRVDIDWGNQVAMFKDGQFLSQFVPDWLYGIHKQGTADDAAFVADSPMRLKFVPDGPKAGSWGGASGSVVKQSNNIDKSIEVLLYVYFEDGEGQLAQRFVDTGILPPVPGNWENPIYEEAVPYVGGQQAGKIFIDAAKALPSYTENWKTNLVGNAWSEQATLWIGG
- a CDS encoding response regulator, whose product is MLSRKEFLKHLREALNHLYDPKFLRQSPLADLFGLAERFDTSSQLQSILIEAIETLQTEAEASSLSPNRRIYELLLYRYVEHFSQKEVADQFDVSVRHLRREQDAALEVLAYRLWEQFHLETEIGKKPKSQTDPIQTPTADAAVNDELAWLKNVPPESTTDLQQTLPVVLDLVRPLATQHGVRLEVSIANDLPALVIHLVALRQILLNLLTVAIDRSPGGKIIISAQFNRWEVQIQLQCSSCASPATPFSDQQKTSLEMTQQMVSLSGGQLTLSKDNVPFKTTLTLPAVEQTPVLAIDDNADTLQLLQRYTTGSRYRLVSTQDPEQALNLVEQLQPQIIVLDVMMPQIDGWELLGRLRQHPAAEHTPIIVCTILAQEELALSLGADAFIPKPVQRQAFLAALERQIEMKGTEPR